The Streptomyces cynarae genome contains a region encoding:
- a CDS encoding multicopper oxidase family protein: MSRGIGRRRLLAAAALGGGALTVGGWTMASGALTPGQPGLLLRSQAPLPPRYAVPLPVPSVLAPVRTDGTTDVYEITQRTARLRILPGPETTAWTYGGTFPGPTLLSRSGRRTVVRHRNELPHPTVVHLHGGHTPYGSDGYPTALILPRGGTVSGADDMAAMPGTAAMPGTTGMAGTADSHDSAAVVRTYTYPMEQRAATLWYHDHRMGFTGPNVWHGLAGFHLVHDDEEEALPLPRGDRDIPLMITDRSFAADGSFRYPALDAAQHTPGVRARYMDGVLGDVILVNGAPWPVLPTRRLRYRLRLLNASNARRYRLALDPPPPGGGGLVQIGGDGGLLQTPLAHDSLEIAPAERFDVVVDFSRYRPGTRVRLVNQLGSGGTAAVMRFDVSTARPPADDSRIPARLSAIPTPRPDRATAVRTFHFQRRAGSTGWTINGRSYEPGRPLATVRLGATEVWRFVTDFHHPVHLHLNHFRVTARNGRSPGPYDAGWKDTVDLRPAESVEIVTRFTDYPGRYMLHCHNLEHEDMAMMADFVTE, from the coding sequence CCGGGACTGCTGCTGCGCAGCCAGGCCCCCCTGCCGCCGCGGTACGCGGTGCCGCTGCCCGTGCCGTCCGTGCTCGCGCCGGTCCGCACCGACGGCACGACGGACGTGTACGAGATCACTCAGCGGACGGCGCGCCTGCGTATCCTGCCCGGTCCGGAGACCACCGCCTGGACCTACGGCGGAACCTTCCCCGGGCCTACGCTGCTCTCGCGCTCGGGACGCCGCACTGTGGTGCGGCACCGCAACGAACTGCCGCATCCGACCGTCGTCCACCTGCACGGAGGCCACACCCCGTACGGCAGCGACGGCTATCCGACCGCGCTGATCCTGCCGCGCGGCGGCACCGTGTCCGGGGCGGACGACATGGCGGCGATGCCGGGGACGGCGGCGATGCCGGGGACGACCGGCATGGCGGGGACCGCCGACTCCCACGACAGTGCGGCGGTCGTGCGGACGTACACGTATCCGATGGAGCAACGAGCCGCCACCCTCTGGTACCACGACCACCGCATGGGCTTCACCGGCCCGAACGTCTGGCACGGCCTCGCCGGGTTCCACCTCGTCCACGACGACGAGGAAGAGGCGCTGCCGCTGCCCCGCGGCGACCGCGACATCCCCCTGATGATCACCGACCGGTCCTTCGCGGCCGACGGCTCATTCCGGTACCCGGCCCTGGACGCGGCACAGCACACACCGGGCGTCCGTGCGCGCTACATGGACGGCGTCCTGGGCGACGTCATCCTGGTCAACGGGGCACCGTGGCCGGTGCTTCCGACCCGGCGGCTGCGCTACCGGCTGCGCCTGCTCAACGCCTCGAACGCCCGCCGCTACCGTCTGGCGCTCGACCCTCCGCCTCCGGGTGGCGGCGGTCTGGTGCAGATCGGCGGCGACGGCGGCCTGCTTCAGACGCCGCTCGCGCACGACTCGCTGGAGATCGCCCCGGCCGAACGCTTCGACGTGGTCGTCGACTTCTCCCGCTACCGGCCCGGCACCCGCGTACGGCTGGTCAACCAGCTGGGCAGCGGCGGCACGGCGGCCGTGATGCGGTTCGACGTCTCCACCGCCCGGCCACCGGCCGACGACTCACGCATACCGGCACGGCTGTCCGCGATACCCACGCCGCGCCCGGACCGGGCCACGGCGGTGCGGACGTTCCACTTCCAGCGACGCGCCGGATCCACCGGCTGGACCATCAACGGCCGCTCCTACGAGCCCGGCAGGCCCCTGGCCACCGTCCGGCTCGGCGCCACCGAGGTGTGGCGGTTCGTCACCGACTTCCACCACCCCGTCCATCTCCACCTCAACCACTTCCGGGTGACCGCCCGCAACGGCCGCTCGCCCGGGCCGTACGACGCGGGCTGGAAGGACACGGTCGACCTGCGCCCCGCCGAATCCGTGGAGATCGTCACCCGGTTCACCGACTACCCGGGCCGCTACATGCTGCACTGCCACAACCTGGAACACGAGGACATGGCGATGATGGCCGACTTCGTCACGGAGTGA
- a CDS encoding ABC transporter ATP-binding protein has protein sequence MIRFEQVTKRYPDGTTAVRDLSFEVAEGELVTLVGPSGCGKTTTMMLVNRLVEPTSGRVLVGGDDVAGVDPVRLRRRIGYVIQQVGLFPHRTVLDNTATVPLLLGWKRARARARAAELLELVGLDPRTYGPRYPDQLSGGQRQRVGVARALAADPPVLLMDEPFGAVDPVVRKQLQDEFLRMQAAVRKTVLLVTHDIEEAVRLGDRIAVYGQGRVEQFDTPGAVLGRPATPCVAAFVGADRGLKRLSVTEVQPGDLEQPPVTRLDEPARRAEARLRAEGALRAVVLAAGGDLHGWVGTEELAGGGLVRDHAHRMDCWVPVGASLKEAFEAMLRYDAGWVAVLDGRHFLGVLTPAGLHSALRRSADAFTP, from the coding sequence ATGATCCGGTTCGAGCAGGTCACCAAGCGGTATCCGGACGGCACGACGGCCGTGCGCGACCTGTCGTTCGAGGTCGCCGAGGGGGAACTGGTCACGCTCGTCGGGCCGTCCGGGTGTGGCAAGACGACCACGATGATGCTGGTCAACCGGCTGGTGGAACCGACCTCCGGACGGGTCCTCGTGGGCGGTGACGACGTCGCGGGCGTCGATCCGGTGCGGTTGCGGCGCCGGATCGGCTACGTCATCCAGCAGGTGGGGCTGTTCCCGCACCGGACCGTGCTCGACAACACGGCGACCGTGCCACTGCTGCTGGGCTGGAAGAGGGCGAGGGCGCGCGCGCGGGCCGCCGAGCTGCTGGAGCTGGTGGGCCTGGACCCGAGGACGTACGGGCCGCGCTACCCCGACCAGTTGTCGGGCGGCCAGCGGCAGCGGGTGGGGGTGGCGCGGGCGCTGGCCGCCGATCCGCCCGTGCTGCTCATGGACGAGCCGTTCGGGGCGGTCGACCCGGTGGTGCGGAAGCAGTTGCAGGACGAGTTCCTGCGGATGCAGGCGGCGGTGCGCAAGACGGTGCTGCTGGTCACGCACGACATCGAGGAAGCGGTGCGGCTGGGCGATCGGATCGCGGTGTACGGGCAGGGGCGCGTCGAGCAGTTCGACACGCCGGGAGCGGTCCTGGGCAGGCCGGCCACGCCGTGTGTCGCCGCGTTCGTGGGCGCGGACCGTGGGCTGAAGCGCCTGTCGGTGACGGAGGTCCAGCCGGGCGACCTCGAACAGCCGCCGGTCACCCGCCTCGACGAGCCCGCCCGGCGGGCCGAGGCCCGGTTGCGAGCCGAGGGCGCACTCCGGGCGGTCGTCCTCGCCGCTGGCGGCGATCTGCACGGCTGGGTCGGCACCGAGGAGCTGGCCGGCGGCGGCCTCGTACGCGACCACGCCCACCGGATGGACTGTTGGGTTCCGGTGGGCGCTTCGCTGAAGGAGGCGTTCGAGGCGATGCTCCGGTACGACGCCGGGTGGGTGGCCGTTCTGGACGGAAGGCACTTCCTCGGCGTCCTGACCCCGGCCGGACTCCACTCGGCCCTCCGCCGCTCGGCGGACGCGTTCACTCCGTGA